The following proteins are co-located in the Besnoitia besnoiti strain Bb-Ger1 chromosome Unknown contig00007, whole genome shotgun sequence genome:
- a CDS encoding uncharacterized protein (encoded by transcript BESB_073490), whose translation MAPYAARFHRRRGSPGRSSVSPGRVAEPLGISQDSLKQTARKTSSILPPLGAKQPALAAASLPPSPSPPAGLASSASPRSFVGGESGGGDGLAGAAGAERDPAFLASAARAGGACGMQRHKRSSTGGSCDENFPEAAEPGVSYLGPWRADQDARVPAGSERAPASVSRGKSDRREVFLTSSDGETDAHADCSRGDGHYGARSRGTAKRQSSVSSFRDLRRAEGGDSAGGRSHAAGTRASRHAEGEQLAASGRQRDSRRSGHSSRQSGACWSSSPLSRLSSVSSAYSVQSVSSRTSARVSAAAPTVRRSYGGSSPPQARLQTASSWRHRSCSSRGGLASSSNERGSERVAASCAGEDGGGRRVHARLPSRLSMWSRQSSSERRSDGAGLAGDEQRRASARRRHSRGLRAAYRSASQDFAGAGAASPRPCEGSSAEARVDWLAGADDLDALVAPARGGWPAEERDGDTERSREDSGGSARGGDGKRERRETQRRRSGACGGESSQDESRRNRAAGAREEAIREAQRARSRERTRSLREVRSLSRQRSSSRPAFSGSVTGPAASEAVSHFRDASAKKRRSSRRESRRSRTPSSRACSSSSFESSPERAKTRARLPRRLRSGGVSGKQAAAAGSLRVGVSRARKREVVGWRSDRRPGPFRSQIVSGRLEEEDSFSSSFEDDEDCDACSPTAVFPPSCAPRFAASRPLFEQGWPYEEVGSLFGTSSKGERRKKFWLSASAARPLAVSSSSPLLPAFAASSRADLPAGEERGAYASRKVSRGSFGLSTSSSFASKSESLARRSVISSSACRRGHAQCSASEYAPTRAGARRHWKRGRTAAGGEGSEACGGNFSHFAMTEKLRQEAQLRACLDKAVLLFNQHGLEAALAALEEKGFLETTDTDAIAHFLFETPGLDKQKVGAVLGDPSPFNAAILRTFSSLFDVQGLSLDVALRLVFSRFIPPGESQQLYRVLYPLAEVYVQQNPEQRIDAETAHFLAYAILVLHTDRHNSNVKKKITKEEWRRMTRGRGEADTSVLTDKMLDAIYDRVVAEQFKLHISDTDRVYRRLSRDPRVLRYAAGGGPAFLPVRESVRARTATGKTYSVGSFFPSPGRRVNLSVARSHSLSWHSLSRVPAEIASPRVSEHGEIAFAALSRESGATAHAGERRDEGRLPKLAACAEMPFFPVLETLPTDASPSSASAAASPTNASFAAFPLTCPSPQTGSPVNGVGAACGRRGLPQETLAQQGDARCAALEAREAETATLAVGSFPSGPPHAGESCGGQKGPSTGVPRAPAGRIMSPQAPESAQGPAALTGGVSPSPVMGSPGQPPASPGALSWSPAACLSSPASPQPPPSPASGTGSSQRGRCSGSSPSGVSSAACSPALGAAQLPLSRPRSAQALASGAGMAVLGRDPCAALRPEDAAALADSFRLKALDVLCVDAPPLSPAPGGCAPDMSLAAMETGATPAVVLGHRGSPTQPEGVVSAEAADLGANMESVSLPASVGAAAELARTSASAVSTLPTFGSMTADPASAGLCRGIFCSSPYSHAFAPLETGTVFLKLCRNGRMKQRLFSIDSERKILYWCDPKRGAATGGPRKKDARCLHLDDLLDITLGCTYTRTFKLFELSEEMEQRSFSLHFVSRSLDLVAPAEVASFSLFASSSPLAGRAYSFGGAGPSAPGGGAAPLSLWLSFFHAKIAEQQIRRELLLQREHALAQTEAAAARRRKERQVEAARRLALWRELILPYWDKCWTCEAIPQVARSAVPVFGSSASLSSRHGSWRHVPVSLRGDGALRGFSSKLSGGSSALRGYAPGGGADLDGGAWGRGLGGPPRDAGHVALSEPAARWRTADARRDGLRGCDNSAVTPAWSGGNRASRAAPGPFFAALRAWWGVGGAGAKTGAEGRGLRKGQKSGGGSPGDAPATTGPCACGAADGKAGVPACCGRHHLEVREEGSEGEREDCSTLPPFSEEACSQVLVLEYAATVGVPATAAANSTQGFPADSKAWQAGGACAPVGAETEAPAQPSDEEAPVASLEKENVAPHSQVSWASQSAGAGGARSRRGSEPCSRRGASVSHKSFFFRYLLAGRLSGRLGSEPSLWPGRNLRDSSSQLQDGGEGGKSERRKRGGDERPKPFVKDDKTFGVFSGLAWIFGRHTKEKSGSSNSRGEGSHAVSLSASSFIFRKLSPTLQREASQTSGPASSGCLGPTSSSPGAPCNLDEDSVAGAGGLSGDGPGAAVLGVGFFDPKGPAVGVAGPSLETGLLSPGFVVTGACGACAGVPGAPPAQGLFVRSPDETGGSAGSQPPQTLVSKGIDSLAGAELRRWSVPTVGVLWKRAVTDKASVASSFASHRSLSQRGTAGLRGETPHRGRRFWRMWLPQFFGARFTLDRGRRLETAVSSTLVDLWLQGLPGEIRGTLWGLAIGNEQRVSPGLLASFVRLSHPRRHHRSHRDSRRSRGSWGGLAPADARQAQSCSPAERHRDPPAIEASDLGADPGVENAGSGARREPCHRAVEASSREDGGKRSSRAEACRRPLSSPPADTASPQSAHPLETPRWTANSSSTLSSADSKSRQSRSAPLEVSAASSVSSAPPPSTGKRGAPGQTQPASPCGDPCAAWETEPCYGHFAPAASAYTGPGVWYLADKQVGEGPKLLISCQFEASVDAAGAGEGCAGEDEDDPAAVAAEANATRSRACGGGDSSRAAVTSSFPPTPRATKAIPGGLRSARGDPSGSLEEGEAHGGGDGVARAGGEAADPTSSGAGAAALADRDQETRPRSDLQREGEDGGEKCGAASDAPVGEELRRRDEKARRSERAEENGAEGPESRGGGYARSGEGQRSRVRAQISSRRRARLVAPEDALTIGEGVERLLQAYALYRPDVGVVRGMDCLASVLLCYMGLPAAFTAFVNLLPSLHLLDFYAPALHANRRSIAFKFEFFEAVLRCRLPPLYHHLRGLQVQPDLYLLQWFETLFAHALPFHTLCVAWDAILLLGEGFTFQVALGLLKYYEAELLANSFEGCLVILSRKARPDDDETGVFDRERFFRCVEMCPVDRQQYSQWLASQRVNEEKAELLHACAFGSA comes from the exons aTGGCTCCCTACGCAGCGCGCTTTCATCGCCGTCGGGGCTCGCCGGGCAGGTCGTCTGTTTCGCCAGGTCGCGTCGCGGAGCCTCTCGGGATCTCTCAGGATTCTCTGAAGCAGACAGCGCGAAAAACCTCCAGCATTTTACCTCCTCTGGGCGCGAAGcagcccgccctcgcggccgcctcgctccccccctctccgtcgccgccagctggGCTTGCCTCCTCTGCATCTCCGCGGAGCTTTGTtggcggcgagagcggaggcggggacggcctcgcgggggccgccggcgccgagcgagatCCTGCCTTCcttgcgtctgcggcgcgcgcgggaggcgcctgtggcatgcagcgccacaagcgcagcagcacaggcggcagctgcgacgaGAACTTCCCTGAGGCCGCCGAGCCGGGGGTTTCTTATTTGGGCCCCTGGCGCGCGGACCAGGATGCGCGAGTCCCGGCTGGATCGgagcgcgcgcccgcgagcgtgTCGCGCGGCAAGAGCGACAGAAGAGAAGTTTTCCTGACTTCCTCCGACGGAGAGActgacgcgcacgcagactgTTCTCGCGGAGACGGGCACTACGGCGCACGCTCGCGAGGAACTGCTAAGCGGCagtcttctgtctcttcatTTCGCGACttgaggcgcgcggaaggggGGGATTCCGCAGGAGGTCGCTCTCATGCCGCCGGAACGCGGGCCTCTCGgcacgccgagggcgagcagctcgcggcTTCCGGACGCCAaagagacagccgccgctCAGGCCATTCTTCGCGACAGAGCGGCGCTTGCTGGTCGTCCTcgcccctctctcgcctttcgTCTGTATCCTCCGCGTACTCAGTCCAGTCTGTCTCGTCGCGGACGTCtgctcgcgtctctgcagcggcgcccacTGTGCGGAGAAGCTACGggggctcttcgccgccgcaggcccgtCTGCAGACGGCGTCCTCTTGGCGCCACCGCTCTTGTTCTTCGCGTGGCGGCTTGGCTTCGTCATCGAACGAGCGAGGTTCAGAAcgggtcgccgcctcctgcgcgggggaggacggcggaggccggcgcgtgcatgctcgccttccttcgcggctctcgaTGTGGAGTCGCCAGTCTTCCTCCGAGCGGCGAAGTGACGGGGCTGGactcgccggcgacgagcaaagacgcgcgagcgcaaGGCGGCGACACTCTAGAGGCCTCCGTGCGGCGTACCGATCTGCGTCGCAGGATTttgccggcgcgggcgcagccaGCCCAAGACCGTGCGAAGGGagctccgcagaggcgcgggtTGACTGGCTGGCTGGCGCCGACGACCTCGACGCGCTGgttgcgcctgcgcgcggggGCTGGCCcgccgaagagagagacggagacactgagagaagcagagaagacagcggggggtcggcgcgggggggggacggcaagagggagaggagggagacgcagaggcggcggagcggcgcctgcggcggcgaaagCTCTCAGGATGAAAGCCGACGCAAtcgagcggcgggcgcgcgcgaggaagcgattCGCGAGGCgcaacgcgcgcgcagccgagaGCGAACGCGCAGCTTGCGCGAGGTCCGTTCCCtctcgcggcagcgcagctcgtcgcggcCGGCCTTTTCAGGCTCCGTGACggggcccgcggcctcggagGCGGTGTCGCACTtccgcgacgcgagcgcgaagaagcgccgctcctcgcggcgagagTCGCGACGATCGCGCacgccttcgtctcgcgcctgTTCATCGTCGTCCTTCGAGTCCTCTCCTGAGCGCGCAAAaacgcgtgcgcgcctccctcggcgcctgcggtcgGGCGGTGTGTCAGGCaagcaggctgcggcggctggctcgctgcgcgtgggtgtctcgcgcgcgcggaaacgcGAGGTCGTCGGCTggcgcagcgaccgccgTCCGGGTCCCTTCCGCAGTCAAATCGTCTCCGGTCGcctggaggaggaagattcgttctcgtcttccttcgaggacgacgaggactgCGACGCCTGCTCGCCTACTGCTGTGTTTCCTCCTTCCTGTGCGCCGCggttcgcggcgtcgcgcccctTGTTTGAGCAGGGCTGGCCTTACGAGGAGGTGGGATCGCTCTTTGGGACCTCGAGTaaaggcgagcggcgaaagAAGTTCTGGCtgtcggcctccgcggcgcggccgctggcggtctcgtcgtcgtcaccGCTTTTgcccgcgttcgccgcgtcgtcgcgcgcggaccttcctgcgggcgaggagagaggcgcgtaCGCGAGCCGCAAGGTCAGTCGCGGCAGCTTCGGGCTTTCGACATCGTCGTCGTTCGCGAGCAAGAGTGagtccctcgcgcggcgctcagtcatctcttcctccgcttgtCGGCGGGGACACGCGCAGTGCAGCGCGTCCGAATATGCTCCGACCAGGgcaggggcgcggcggcactggaagcgaggcaggaccgccgcggggggggaggggagtgAGGCGTGCGGCGGAAACTTTTCCCACTTCGCCATGACAGAAAAGCTccgccaggaggcgcagctgcgcgcctgtctcgACAAAGCCGTGCTGCTGTTCAACCAACATGGCCTCGAGGCCGcactcgccgccctcgaggagAAGGGCTTTCTCGAGACGACCGACACAGACGCCATTGCGCACTTCCTCTTCGAAACCCCGGGGCTCGACAAGCAAAAG GTCGGTGCGGTTCTGGGCGATCCTTCACCGTTCAACGCTGCCATCCTCCGTacgttttcttcgctcttCGACGTGCAAGGCCTGAGCCTGGAcgtggcgctgcggctggtTTTCAGCCGCTTCATCCCGCCCGGGGAGTCTCAGCAGCTCTATCGCGTGCTGTATCCGCTGGccgaggtgtacgtacagcagAACCCGGAGCAGCGGATCGACGCAGAGACCGCACACTTCCTCGCCTACGCGATCCTCGTGCTGCACACTGACCGCCACAACAGCAACGTGAAGAAGAAAATCACAAAGGAGGAGTGGCGCCGCATGacccgcggacgcggcgaagcagacacaTCCGTCCTCACCGACAAAATGCTTGATGCGATCTACgaccgcgtcgtcgccgagcaGTTCAAACTCCACATATCTGACACCGACCGA GTGTACCGCCGGTTGAGCCGCGACCCCCGCGTGCTGCGCTACGCGGCGGGTGGCGGGCCTGCGTTTCTGCCTGTCCGTGAGtccgtccgcgcgcgcaccGCGACCGGCAAGACGTACTCCGTCGGCTCCTTCTTCCCCTCACCTGGGCGGCGCGTGAatctctccgtcgcgcgcTCGCACTCGCTCTCCTGGCATTCGCTGTCGCGGGTGCCGGCGGAGattgcgtcgccgcgcgtctctgagCACGGGGAAATCGCCTTtgcggcgctgtcgcgcgagTCCGGGGCGACTGCGCacgccggcgagaggcgcgacgaagGCCGATTGCCCAAgctcgcggcgtgcgccgagATGCCCTTCTTTCCGGTTCTCGAGACGTTGCCCACagacgcctcgccttcctccgcgtcggcggcagccagTCCTACGAACGCgtccttcgctgccttccccCTCACCTGCCCCAGCCCGCAGACGGGCTCCCCTGTGAACGGCGTGGGTGCAGCATGCGGACGGCGGGGACTGCCCCAAGAGACCCTCGCCcagcagggcgacgcgcggtgTGCTGCGCtggaagcgcgcgaggcagaaacgGCAACGTTGGCTGTCGGTTCCTTCCCGTCTGGGCCGccacacgcaggcgagagctgCGGTGGGCAAAAAGGACCCTCGACTGGTGTCCCCCgagcgcccgcaggccgGATCATGTCTCCGCAGGCCCCGGAGAGCGCCCAGGGCCCCGCCGCCTTGACTGGTGGagtctcgccctctccggtCATGGGCTCGCCGGGGCaaccgccggcgtcgcccggcgcCTTGTCCTggtcgcccgcggcctgTCTGTCGTCCCCTgcatcgccgcagccgcctccgtctccggCGTCCGGAACGGGCTCGTCGCAGAGGGGTCGCTGCTCgggctcttcgccgtcgggtGTGTCGTCGGCTGCCTGCAGCcctgcgctcggcgcggcgcaacTTCCTCTGTCACGCCCAAGGTCTGCCCAGGCCCTTGCTTCGGGTGCAGGAATGGCTGTTCTAGGTCGCGATccgtgcgcggcgctgcggccagaggacgccgctgccctcgcagATTCCTTTCGTCTCAAGGCGCTCGATGTTCTGTGTGtcgacgcgcctcctctgagTCCAGCACCTGGGGGGTGCGCGCCAGATATGTCTCTCGCGGCGATGGAGACCGGGGCCACTCCCGCGGTGGTGCTGGGTCACCGGGGATCGCCAACCCAGCCTGAGGGCGTCgtgtctgcggaggcggctgaTCTAGGCGCGAACATGGAGTCTGTGTCTCTGCCAGCGTCTGTGGGGGCCGCTGCTGAACTGGCTCGCACCTCGGCGTCGGCCGTCTCGACGCTGCCGACCTTCGGGTCGATGACCGCGGACCCGGCGAGCGCCGGGCTCTGCCGCGGCATTTTCTGCTCTTCGCCGTACTCGCATGCGTTTGCTCCTCTGGAGACCGGAACAGTCTTCCTGAAGTTGTGCCGCAACGGACGAATGAAGCAGCGGCTCTTCTCGATCGACAGCGAGCGGAAGATTCTGTACTGGTGCGACCCGAAAcggggggcggcgactgGCGGCCCGAGGAAAAAAGACGCGCGCTGTCTACACCTCGACGACCTCCTGGACATCACCTtggggtgtacgtacacccggACCTTCAAGTTGTTTGAGCTCTCCGAGGAAATGGAGCAGCGCAGTTTCTCCCTGCACTTTGTGTCGCGTTCGCTCGACCTCGTTGCGCCCGCCGAGGTCGCCTCGTTttccctcttcgcctcctcgtcgcctctcgcgggcaGGGCATACAGCTTTGGCGGAGCCGGCCCGTCCGCTCCtggaggcggagctgcgcccctctctctctggctctCGTTTTTCCATGCGAAAATCGCCGAGCAACAGATTCGCCGCGAGCTCCTTCTCCAGCGCGAGCACGCCCTCGCTCAGAcagaggctgctgcggcgcgccgaagaaaaGAGCGCCaagtcgaggccgcgcgccgtctcgcgctctGGCGGGAGCTGATTCTGCCCTACTGGGACAAGTGCTGGACGTGTGAAGCGATTCCGCAggtggcgcgcagcgcggttCCGGTCTTtggctcctccgcgtctctctcctctcggcaCGGCTCGTGGAGGCATGTGCCCGTTTCGCTGCGAGGCGATGGCGCACTGCGAGGCTTCAGCTCGAAGCTATCAgggggcagcagcgcccTCCGGGGCTacgcgcccggcggcggcgcggacctCGACGGGGGAGCTTGGGGGAGGGGTCTGGGTGGGCCGCCTCGGGACGCGGGGCACGTCGCCCTcagcgagcccgccgcgcgttGGCGCACGGCCGACGCCCGACGCGACGGGCTGCGGGGCTGCGACAACTCGGCGGTCACCCCCGCGTGGAGCGGAGGAAAcagggcctcgcgcgcggcgcccggtcccttcttcgccgccttgcGGGCGTGGTGGggcgtgggcggcgcaggcgccaagACCGGCGCCGAGGGTAGAGGCCTCCGGAAGGGAcagaagagcggcggcggctcccccggcgacgcgcccgccacaACAGGCCCCTGCGCGTGTGGCGCAGCTGACGGCAAGGCTGGGGTTCCTGCGTGTTGTGGTCGGCATCATCTGGAAGTCCGTGAAGAGGGGagtgaaggcgagcgagaagactgTTCAACGCTTCCTCCTTTCTCCGAGGAAGCCTGTTCGCAGGTCCTCGTTCTCGAGTACGCAGCAACTGTTGGCGTcccagcgaccgcggccgcgaatTCGACCCAGGGTTTTCCAGCGGACTCCAAGGCGTGGCAGGCGGGCGGGGCCTGTGCCCCagtcggcgcggagacagaggcgcccgccCAGCCCTctgacgaggaggcgcccgtCGCATCGCTCGAGAAGGAAAACGTCGCGCCGCACTCGCAAGTCTCGTGGGCTTCCcagagcgcaggcgcgggcggagccCGGTCGCGGCGAGGGTCAGAGCCgtgctcgcgccgcggggccAGCGTTTCTCACAagtccttcttcttccgctaTCTGCTCGCGGGCCGGCTCTCGGGCCGACTGGGGTCGGAGCCCTCGCTGTGGCCAGGGCGGAACCTGAGAGACAGCAGCTCTCAGCTTCAAgacggcggggaggggggcaaGAGtgagcggaggaagcggggAGGAGATGAGAGGCCGAAGCCGTTTGTGAAGGACGACAAGAcgttcggcgtcttctcagGTCTCGCCTGGATATTCGGCCGCCACACAAAGGAGAAATCGGGCTCCAGCAACTCTCGAGGTGAAGGCAGCCACGCCgtgtcgctctccgcgtcctcgttcATCTTCCGCAAGCTGTCGCCGACTCTCCAGCGCGAGGCCTCACAGACCTCCGGGCCAGCCAGCTCGGGGTGTCTCGGCCcgacttcctcctcgccaggGGCTCCCTGCAACCTAGACGAGGActccgtcgcgggcgccggtgGACTGAGCGGAGACGGTCCGGGGGCCGCAGTGCTCGGCGTGGGCTTTTTCGATCCCAAGGGGCCCgcggtcggcgtcgcggggcCCAGTCTGGAAACGGGCCTTTTGTCCCCGGGGTTTGTGGTCACCGGAGCCTGCGGCGCATGTGCAGGCGTCCCCGGAGCACCCCCTGCTCAGGGTCTCTTTGTTCGGAGCCCCGACGAGACGGGCGGAAGCGCCGGAAGCCAGCCGCCCCAGACCTTGGTGTCGAAGGGCATCGACtccctcgcgggcgcagagctTCGGCGCTGGTCGGTGCCCACCGTTGGGGTCCTGTGGAAACGCGCGGTGACAGACAAagcgtctgtcgcctcgtcgtTCGCTTCGCATCGCAGCCTCAGCCAGAGAGGCACTGcagggctgcgcggcgaaacCCCTCACCGGGGGCGTCGCTTCTGGCGCATGTGGCTCCCGCAGTTCTTTGGAGCTCGGTTCACGCtcgaccgcggtcgcagaCTAGAGACAGCTGTTTCCTCGACTCTCGTCGACCTCTGGCTCCAGGGCCTCCCAGGCGAAATTCGAGGCACTCTGTGGGGCCTCGCCATTGGGAACGAgcagcgcgtctcgccggGTCTCCTGGCGTCTTTCGTCCGCCTGTCGCACCCGCGGAGACACCACCGGTCGCACAGAGACAGCCGGCGAAGTAGGGGCAGCTGGGGGGGCCTTGCGCCGGccgacgcgcggcaggcgcagagctgctcgccggcggagaggcaccGCGACCCGCCCGCCatcgaggcgagcgaccTCGGCGCAGATCCAGGCGTTGAgaacgccggcagcggcgcccgcagggaGCCCTGCCATCGCGCTGTCGAGGCGAGCTcgagagaggacggcggcaagcggagctcgcgagcggaggcttgccgccgtcctctctcgAGCCCGCCAGCCGACACAGCGTCTCCGCAAAGCGCACATCCGCTCGAGACCCCCCGGTGGACAGCCAACAGCAGCTCGACGCTGTCCTCCGCCGACAGCAAGTCTCGCCAGagccgctctgcgcctcttgaggtctccgccgcgtcgtctgtctcatcggcgcctcctccgtcgaCCGGCAAACGGGGCGCGCCGGGCCAGACGcagcccgcctcgccgtgcGGCGACCCGTGCGCGGCCTGGGAGACGGAGCCGTGTTACGGGCACtttgcgccggcggcctcggcgtaTACTGGACCAGGCGTCTGGTACCTCGCGGACAAGCAAGTCGGCGAAGGCCCCAAGCTGCTCATCTCCTGCCAGTTCGAGGCCTCCGtggacgccgcgggcgcaggcgagggatGCGCgggggaagacgaagacgacccggcagcggtggcggcggaagcgaacgccacgcggtcgcgggcgtGTGGAGGTGGGGACAGCTCGCGAGCTGCTGTGACCTCGAGCTTCCCTcccacgccgcgcgcgacgaaggcgatccctggcggcctgcgaagcgcccgcggagacccCTCCGGCTCgctcgaagaaggcgaggcgcacggCGGCGGGGACGGCGTGGCCAGGgctggcggagaagcggcagACCCCACGAGCTCAGgagctggcgccgcggcgctcgccgaccGCGACCAGGAGACAAGGCCTCGCAGCGACCTTCAGCGTGAGGGTGAAGATGGAGGAGAGAAGTGCGGGGCAGCGTCCGACGCTCCGGTGGGCGAGGAGCTACGCAGGCGGGAtgagaaggcgcgccgcagcgagcgcgcggaagaaaacgGGGCGGAGGGCCCCGAGTCTCGCGGGGGAGGATATGCGCGGAGTGGAGAAGGACAGCGAAGCCGAGTAAGGGCGCAGAtcagcagccgccggcgcgcgcggctggtcGCGCCTGAGGACGCACTGACCATCGGAGAAGGCGTCGAGCGGCTTCTCCAGGCTTACGCACTCTACAG GCCCGACGTGGGCGTGGTTCGCGGGATGGACTGCCTCGCGTCTGTACTGCTGTGCTACATggggctgccggcggcctTTACAGCCTTCGTGAATCTGCTTCCGAGTCTGCATTTGCTGGATTTctacgcgcccgcgctgcacGCGAATCGGCGCTCCATCGCGTTCAAATTCGAGTTCTTCGAAGCGgttctccgctgccgcctgccgccgctgtaTCACCACCTCAGGGGCCTCCAGGTTCAGCCTGACTTGTATCTGCTCCAGTGGTTCGAAACGCTCTTCGCGCACGCCCTGCCCTTCCAcacgctctgcgtcgcgtggGATGCAattcttctcctcggcgag GGCTTCACGTTTCAAGTCGCGCTTGGGCTGCTCAAGTACTACGAGGCCGAGCTGCTGGCGAACTCATTCGAGGGCTGCCTCGTGATTCTCAGCCGGAAGGCGCGCCCTGATGACGACGAGACTGGCGTGTTTGATCGCGAACGCTTCTTCAG GTGCGTGGAAATGTGCCCGGTCGACCGGCAGCAGTACAGCCAGTGGCTGGCGAGTCAGCGCGTGAACGAGGAGAAGGCTGAGCTgctgcacgcatgcgcattcGGCTCGGCTTAA